In Hyalangium ruber, a single window of DNA contains:
- a CDS encoding transglycosylase SLT domain-containing protein, which produces MAGFRRVVVLLACTGVLGARAVWAQAPGEDAPAGEVLSEEQLDALLDSPAAQPAGGELSEATFGPEQFASYFGEGTLARAKAEFDRGRYRRARTLLAQEQATLPVRFLMAQSAFNARDFATAAEEFATLAGEYTVLRDHCLLRAAQANEALRRWKLAAEQFAAVSAASPLYPEARFSLSNALERRRDFAGALDALAQLIESRKSRGPDAIRMKALMETCDLARAKGDYNAEHRALLEVWATSPLSREAQRAQQRLQGLPLPLKWRVRRAETFVELHYNVAAMEQLERMLPHLSLPEELACRAHLTYGKALRKERKHRRAIQVLTPVAQQCNTPEVRPQALYMLAYSQSVVEPEAAIPTYATLSRDYPEHGYADDALFFEAWLLQRVGQADAALARYEEVAGRYPAGNFSSEALFRAFWLHHRKGEHPAALASLQAVEQLPQAARTDEALWRAQYWHARMLEGQNALQEALSRYERIAMERPAAWYGILARSRLALLAPERLERAKASAEATTPSEPGEVWPLPLGTLAKDPRFTAGVELLRLGQRGAVQELLAVDHRALNEAPARLVFQILQRTGRGKAARHVARVSLRQEVHGPLSPASRPIWEATWPLAYRPLVERHARKARVDPDLLQGLIREESRFNPRARSSTGALGLTQLMPATARAVAATLKMPTVNEQVLLQPAENIRVGATYLGQLLDRFEGNPAFAVAAYNAGPHAVERWQKALPEAELDEWVEHISIEETREYVKRVLGSYGAYKLLYTAKTPLLRIGAERAAESSTGLVTREADAGTLKR; this is translated from the coding sequence ATGGCTGGATTTCGTCGCGTGGTGGTGCTGCTGGCCTGTACAGGCGTGCTGGGAGCGCGTGCCGTCTGGGCGCAAGCTCCTGGTGAAGACGCGCCTGCCGGCGAGGTGCTCTCCGAGGAGCAATTGGACGCGCTGCTCGACTCTCCGGCCGCGCAGCCCGCGGGTGGCGAGCTCTCCGAGGCCACCTTTGGGCCGGAGCAGTTCGCGTCGTACTTCGGCGAGGGAACGCTGGCTCGGGCGAAGGCGGAGTTCGACCGGGGGCGGTACCGCCGCGCGCGGACCCTGCTCGCCCAGGAGCAGGCCACGTTGCCGGTGCGCTTCCTGATGGCGCAGAGCGCGTTCAACGCCCGGGACTTCGCCACCGCGGCCGAGGAGTTCGCGACGCTGGCGGGGGAATACACCGTCCTTCGAGACCACTGCCTGCTGCGGGCCGCCCAGGCCAACGAGGCGCTGCGGCGGTGGAAGCTCGCCGCCGAGCAGTTCGCGGCCGTGAGCGCGGCCTCGCCCTTGTACCCCGAGGCGCGCTTCAGCCTGTCGAACGCGCTCGAGCGCCGGCGGGACTTCGCCGGGGCGCTGGACGCCCTGGCCCAGCTCATCGAGAGCCGCAAGTCGCGCGGGCCGGATGCCATCCGCATGAAGGCGCTGATGGAGACGTGCGACCTGGCGCGCGCGAAGGGCGACTACAACGCCGAGCACCGCGCGCTGCTGGAGGTGTGGGCCACCAGCCCGCTGTCGCGCGAGGCCCAGCGCGCCCAGCAGCGGCTCCAGGGGTTGCCGCTGCCCCTCAAGTGGAGGGTGCGCCGGGCCGAGACCTTCGTGGAGCTGCACTACAACGTGGCCGCGATGGAGCAGTTGGAGCGGATGCTCCCGCATCTGTCGCTGCCGGAGGAGCTGGCCTGCCGCGCGCACCTCACCTATGGCAAGGCCCTGCGCAAGGAGCGCAAGCACCGCCGGGCCATCCAGGTGCTCACCCCGGTGGCTCAGCAGTGCAACACGCCCGAGGTGCGGCCCCAGGCGCTCTACATGCTGGCCTACTCGCAGTCGGTGGTGGAGCCGGAGGCCGCCATCCCCACCTACGCCACGCTCTCACGCGACTATCCGGAGCACGGCTACGCCGATGACGCGCTCTTCTTCGAGGCCTGGCTCCTCCAGCGCGTGGGACAGGCGGATGCCGCCCTGGCGCGCTACGAGGAGGTCGCCGGACGCTACCCGGCGGGGAACTTCTCCTCCGAGGCGCTGTTCCGCGCGTTCTGGCTCCACCACCGCAAGGGAGAGCATCCGGCCGCGCTGGCTTCGCTGCAGGCGGTGGAGCAACTGCCGCAGGCGGCCCGGACGGATGAGGCGCTCTGGCGCGCCCAGTACTGGCACGCCCGGATGCTGGAGGGGCAGAACGCGCTGCAGGAGGCGCTGTCCCGCTACGAGCGCATCGCCATGGAGCGGCCCGCGGCCTGGTACGGAATCCTCGCCCGTTCGCGCCTCGCGCTGCTTGCTCCCGAGCGTCTGGAGCGTGCCAAGGCATCCGCTGAGGCGACCACGCCCAGCGAGCCCGGTGAGGTCTGGCCGCTGCCGTTGGGCACGCTGGCGAAGGATCCGCGCTTCACCGCCGGTGTGGAGTTGCTGCGGCTGGGCCAGCGCGGCGCCGTGCAGGAGTTGCTCGCGGTGGACCACCGGGCGCTCAACGAGGCGCCGGCGCGACTGGTCTTCCAGATCCTCCAGCGCACCGGGAGAGGCAAGGCCGCGCGGCATGTGGCCCGTGTCTCCCTGCGCCAGGAGGTGCATGGTCCGCTGAGCCCCGCGTCCCGGCCCATCTGGGAAGCGACGTGGCCGCTGGCGTACCGTCCGCTCGTGGAGCGCCACGCGCGCAAGGCCCGGGTGGACCCGGATCTGCTCCAGGGCCTCATCCGCGAGGAGAGCCGCTTCAACCCTCGGGCGCGCTCCTCGACGGGCGCGCTCGGACTCACCCAGCTCATGCCCGCCACGGCCCGCGCGGTGGCCGCCACCCTCAAGATGCCCACCGTGAACGAGCAGGTGCTGCTGCAGCCGGCCGAGAACATCCGCGTGGGCGCGACCTATCTGGGACAGCTGCTCGATCGCTTCGAGGGGAACCCCGCCTTCGCGGTGGCCGCCTACAACGCCGGGCCCCACGCGGTGGAGCGCTGGCAGAAGGCCCTGCCGGAGGCGGAGCTCGATGAGTGGGTGGAGCACATCTCCATCGAGGAGACGCGCGAGTACGTCAAGCGCGTGCTCGGCAGCTACGGCGCCTACAAGCTGCTCTACACGGCGAAGACGCCGCTGCTGCGCATCGGCGCGGAGCGCGCGGCCGAGAGCTCGACGGGGCTGGTGACCCGGGAGGCGGATGCGGGGACTCTCAAGAGGTGA
- a CDS encoding ABC transporter permease, which translates to MLRNLRELYQYRGLLLSLTQRELKARYRGSLLGFLWTFLNPTLQMLVYMLLFSVFMRQQIEAYPYFMFIGLLPWIWFSTSISGGASAISDRRDLLTKVRFPAQVLPATVVATHLCNFLLSMPLLVVLGLFFGHTPTWHLVAFPGVLLTQLCVTMALAYLISAINVTFRDLQQIIANLLTMWFFVTPVFYKAATIPEKFREVMVLANPMAVMITSYQSIFYDHQLPALEPLALWAGIALVLLGVASAIFERRREEFAEVV; encoded by the coding sequence ATGTTGCGCAATCTCCGTGAGCTCTACCAGTACCGCGGCCTGCTGCTGAGCCTCACCCAACGAGAGCTGAAGGCGCGTTACCGCGGCTCGTTGCTCGGGTTCCTGTGGACGTTCCTCAACCCGACGCTGCAGATGCTCGTCTACATGCTGCTGTTCTCCGTCTTCATGCGGCAGCAGATCGAGGCCTACCCGTACTTCATGTTCATCGGGCTGCTGCCGTGGATCTGGTTCTCCACCTCCATCTCCGGTGGGGCCAGCGCCATCAGCGACCGACGGGACCTGCTCACCAAGGTGCGCTTCCCGGCCCAGGTGCTTCCGGCCACGGTGGTGGCCACCCACCTGTGCAACTTCCTGCTGTCCATGCCGCTGCTGGTGGTGCTGGGGCTCTTCTTCGGCCACACCCCCACCTGGCACCTGGTGGCCTTCCCCGGGGTGCTGCTCACGCAGCTGTGCGTGACGATGGCGCTCGCCTACCTCATCTCCGCCATCAACGTCACCTTCCGGGACCTGCAGCAGATCATCGCCAACCTGCTGACGATGTGGTTCTTCGTCACCCCCGTCTTCTACAAGGCGGCGACCATCCCCGAGAAGTTCCGGGAGGTGATGGTGCTGGCCAACCCCATGGCGGTGATGATCACGTCGTACCAGTCCATTTTCTATGATCATCAACTCCCCGCGCTGGAGCCCCTGGCGCTGTGGGCAGGTATCGCGTTGGTGCTGCTGGGAGTGGCCTCCGCCATCTTCGAGCGCCGCCGCGAAGAGTTCGCGGAGGTCGTTTGA
- a CDS encoding GFA family protein, with translation MVTVQCYCGAVRMELTGEPLAQFYCHCEDCQAVHGAAYLPAVMYRIPATRLVAGEPAYWKLKTTVRAFCRECGTRLYAEPPGLGIRSITALLLHQGLFKPTFHIQCQHALLPIKDTLPHFKGFPAMFGGSDEQVSW, from the coding sequence ATGGTCACCGTTCAATGCTACTGCGGCGCGGTCAGGATGGAGCTCACGGGAGAGCCGCTGGCGCAGTTCTACTGCCACTGTGAGGACTGCCAGGCGGTACATGGCGCCGCCTATCTCCCCGCCGTGATGTACCGCATTCCCGCGACCCGGCTCGTGGCGGGCGAGCCCGCCTACTGGAAGCTCAAGACGACCGTGCGCGCCTTCTGCCGGGAGTGCGGCACCCGCCTCTACGCCGAGCCGCCAGGGCTGGGCATTCGCAGCATCACGGCGCTTCTGCTGCACCAGGGCCTGTTCAAGCCCACGTTCCACATCCAGTGCCAGCACGCGCTGTTGCCCATCAAGGACACGCTGCCGCACTTCAAGGGCTTCCCGGCCATGTTCGGCGGTTCGGACGAGCAGGTGTCGTGGTAG
- a CDS encoding ABC transporter ATP-binding protein, protein MDAIVIRNVVKNFRKSTIRREYTTLKSELVRWLMGKRDRTPKTSIEALRGIDLVIPRGKTVGVIGRNGSGKSTLLKLMTGIYSPTSGTIDINGRISALLDLGAGFHPDFSGRENILINGIILGMSRAEIRARMDEIIAFSELGDFVDEPVRTYSSGMYMRLAFSVATHVDPDILIVDEILAVGDEHFGKKSMGKMTEFKKAGKTIVLVTHDLGTIERWCDLAAWIDAGRIRRVGPPGEVVAEYRRAVALAQQQSRVMVPAALAADGGALPSVELAPVPVPVPTPEPLLKLTEVSLRGRDGAALTQLDTEEGLALHVGFTARQPLEDVDFAVTLKRVDGTVAYQTSTAAERLSLPQPLGLQGTLVLHIDRIGLTSGEYTFDVSARGPGGEEYDTRREECRFKVSSAIADSGVARPPHRWRVESEGMARLDLLPRRVGS, encoded by the coding sequence ATGGACGCCATCGTCATCCGCAACGTCGTCAAGAACTTCCGCAAGAGCACCATCCGGCGGGAGTACACGACGCTCAAGTCCGAGCTGGTGCGCTGGCTGATGGGCAAGCGCGATCGCACCCCCAAGACGTCCATCGAGGCCCTGCGCGGCATCGATCTCGTCATCCCCCGGGGAAAGACGGTGGGCGTCATCGGCCGCAACGGCTCGGGCAAGAGCACGCTGCTCAAGCTGATGACGGGCATCTACTCGCCCACCTCCGGCACCATCGACATCAACGGGCGCATCTCCGCGCTGCTGGACCTGGGCGCCGGCTTCCACCCGGACTTCTCCGGCCGGGAGAACATCCTCATCAACGGCATCATCCTGGGCATGTCCCGCGCGGAGATCCGCGCGCGCATGGACGAGATCATCGCCTTCAGTGAGCTGGGCGACTTCGTCGATGAGCCGGTGCGCACCTACTCCAGCGGCATGTACATGCGGCTGGCCTTCTCCGTGGCCACCCACGTGGATCCCGACATCCTCATCGTGGATGAGATCCTCGCCGTGGGTGACGAGCACTTCGGCAAGAAGAGCATGGGGAAGATGACGGAGTTCAAGAAGGCCGGGAAGACCATCGTCCTGGTGACGCACGACCTCGGAACGATCGAGCGGTGGTGCGACCTGGCGGCGTGGATCGACGCGGGCCGCATCCGTCGGGTGGGGCCTCCGGGCGAGGTGGTGGCCGAGTACCGGCGGGCGGTTGCACTCGCCCAGCAGCAGTCGCGGGTGATGGTGCCCGCCGCGCTGGCCGCGGACGGTGGCGCGCTGCCCTCGGTGGAGCTGGCGCCCGTGCCCGTGCCTGTGCCGACACCGGAGCCGCTGCTGAAGCTGACCGAGGTGAGCCTGCGCGGGCGGGATGGCGCGGCGCTGACGCAGCTGGACACCGAGGAAGGCCTGGCGCTGCACGTGGGCTTCACGGCGCGACAGCCGCTGGAGGACGTGGACTTCGCGGTGACGCTCAAGCGGGTGGACGGAACGGTGGCGTACCAGACGAGCACCGCGGCCGAGCGGCTGAGCCTCCCTCAGCCCCTGGGGCTGCAGGGCACGCTGGTGCTGCACATCGACCGGATCGGCCTGACGTCGGGTGAGTACACCTTCGACGTGAGCGCGCGGGGGCCGGGCGGCGAGGAGTACGACACGCGGCGCGAGGAGTGCCGGTTCAAGGTGAGCTCAGCCATCGCGGACAGTGGCGTGGCCCGTCCGCCGCACCGCTGGCGGGTCGAGAGCGAGGGCATGGCCCGGCTCGATCTGCTGCCTCGGCGCGTCGGCTCCTGA
- a CDS encoding response regulator transcription factor, which yields MEETPRGGANDGTIQVLLVEDDERLARLTARYLQEHGLVVTVARTGPEGLSEASRHPFDVILLDLMLPGRDGVEVCRELRTRSDVPIIMVTARGEEADRVLGLETGADDYLLKPYSSRELLARIRAQVRRSRGQAGPATQPIQVGRLQLDPSSLTATLDGRALSLTSYEFVLLRVLAERAGRVLNREQILDLTKGSADEVFDRSIDVHIFRLRQKLEEDPRNPKLLKTVRGAGYMLTRGDEP from the coding sequence ATGGAAGAGACGCCTCGCGGCGGTGCGAACGACGGGACGATCCAGGTGCTCCTGGTGGAGGACGACGAGCGGCTGGCCCGGCTCACCGCCCGCTACCTGCAGGAGCACGGCCTCGTCGTCACCGTCGCCCGCACCGGCCCAGAGGGCCTGTCCGAGGCCAGCCGTCATCCCTTCGACGTCATCCTGCTGGACCTGATGCTCCCAGGACGGGACGGGGTGGAGGTGTGCCGCGAGCTGCGCACCCGGAGCGATGTGCCCATCATCATGGTCACCGCTCGCGGAGAGGAAGCGGACCGGGTGCTGGGGCTGGAGACGGGCGCGGACGACTACCTGCTCAAGCCGTACTCCTCGCGCGAGCTGCTCGCGCGCATCCGCGCCCAGGTCCGCAGGTCCCGGGGCCAGGCGGGTCCCGCCACCCAGCCCATCCAGGTCGGCCGGCTGCAGCTCGATCCGAGCAGCCTCACCGCCACCCTGGACGGCCGAGCCCTGTCACTGACGAGCTACGAATTCGTGCTGCTGCGGGTGCTGGCCGAGCGCGCCGGTCGCGTGCTCAACCGCGAGCAGATCCTGGATCTCACCAAGGGCAGCGCGGACGAGGTGTTCGACCGCTCCATCGACGTCCACATCTTCCGCCTCCGGCAGAAGCTCGAGGAAGACCCGCGCAACCCCAAGCTGCTCAAGACGGTCCGCGGCGCGGGCTACATGCTCACTCGCGGAGATGAACCCTGA
- a CDS encoding ABC transporter permease yields the protein MNFLETLRLAFRSLLRSKTRSFLTALGIIIGVSAVIAMVAIGDGARASVDKVFQSMGTDLLIVLPGSSSSGGARGGFGSQPTLTWADLEAIRTQVPSVRAAAPELRASAQVLSEEQNWTTGVVGTTPDFFQVRSWTMASGQAFTEQDVEAGSKVAVLGATVVEKLFGPGVDPVGQVVRIQKTPFTVVAVTARKGQSPVGQDFDDIVFVPRTSFQRQIQAQSLGAFIPGALFVQADPAAGTAQAQEAITSLLRERHRLAEGQANDFDVRDLSELANNRQESTRTLSLLLASIAAVSLVVGGIGIMNIMLVSVTERTREIGVRAAVGARPRDILIQFLIESLTLALLGGSIGAALGLGVAQLLAAQFQWPLLVRPEVVLLALGFSGAVGVGFGLYPARKASQLDPIDALRYE from the coding sequence ATGAACTTCCTGGAGACATTGCGGCTGGCGTTCCGGTCGCTCCTGCGCAGCAAGACGCGCTCGTTCCTCACCGCCCTGGGCATCATCATCGGCGTGTCGGCCGTCATCGCCATGGTCGCCATCGGCGATGGGGCGCGCGCCAGCGTCGACAAGGTGTTCCAGTCCATGGGGACCGATCTGCTCATCGTCCTGCCGGGCTCTTCCTCGTCCGGAGGAGCGCGCGGGGGCTTTGGCAGCCAGCCCACCCTCACCTGGGCGGACCTGGAGGCCATCCGCACCCAGGTGCCCAGCGTGCGCGCCGCGGCCCCCGAGCTGCGCGCCTCCGCGCAGGTGCTCTCCGAGGAGCAGAACTGGACGACGGGCGTGGTGGGCACCACGCCGGACTTCTTCCAGGTGCGCAGCTGGACCATGGCCTCGGGACAGGCTTTCACCGAGCAGGACGTGGAGGCGGGCTCGAAGGTGGCGGTTCTCGGCGCGACGGTGGTGGAGAAGCTCTTCGGCCCGGGCGTAGACCCCGTGGGGCAGGTGGTGCGCATCCAGAAGACGCCCTTCACGGTGGTGGCGGTGACCGCGCGCAAGGGCCAGTCCCCCGTCGGCCAGGACTTCGATGACATCGTCTTCGTCCCCCGCACCAGCTTCCAGCGGCAGATCCAGGCGCAGAGCCTCGGAGCATTCATCCCGGGGGCCCTCTTCGTGCAGGCCGACCCCGCGGCGGGAACGGCCCAGGCGCAGGAGGCCATCACCAGCCTGCTGCGCGAGCGACACCGGCTGGCGGAGGGTCAGGCCAACGACTTCGACGTCCGCGATCTCTCCGAGCTGGCGAACAACCGCCAGGAGAGCACCCGCACGCTGAGCCTGTTGCTGGCCTCCATCGCCGCCGTGTCGCTGGTGGTGGGCGGCATCGGCATCATGAACATCATGCTGGTGAGCGTCACCGAGCGCACGCGCGAGATTGGCGTGCGGGCCGCGGTGGGCGCGAGGCCGCGCGACATCCTCATCCAGTTCCTCATCGAGTCGCTCACGCTGGCACTGCTCGGTGGCAGCATCGGCGCGGCCCTCGGCCTGGGCGTGGCACAGCTCCTCGCGGCCCAGTTCCAGTGGCCGCTGCTGGTGCGGCCGGAGGTCGTCCTGCTGGCGCTCGGCTTCAGCGGCGCGGTGGGCGTGGGCTTCGGTCTCTACCCGGCGCGCAAGGCCAGCCAGCTCGATCCCATCGACGCCCTCCGGTACGAATGA
- a CDS encoding ABC transporter ATP-binding protein, producing the protein MDSTDNRALIELRCVNKVYRSGDVEVTALRGVDFKVESGDFVSIMGSSGSGKSTLMNILGCLDRPTAGQYLLAGRDVSRLDRDALARTRNQTIGFVFQSFNLLARTSALENVELPLLYGGVGSRERRKRAQEALERVGLGGRLEHHPRQLSGGQQQRVAIARALVNRPRVILADEPTGNLDSRTSIEVMALFQELRREGLTVVLVTHEPDVAEFTERVVVVKDGRIVSDRRQKPRPAVVPPEEAAA; encoded by the coding sequence ATGGACAGCACTGACAACCGAGCCCTCATCGAGCTGCGCTGCGTGAACAAGGTCTACCGGTCGGGAGACGTGGAGGTGACAGCCCTGCGCGGGGTGGACTTCAAGGTGGAGTCCGGGGACTTCGTGTCCATCATGGGCTCGAGCGGCTCGGGGAAGTCCACGTTGATGAACATCCTCGGGTGCCTGGACCGGCCTACCGCGGGCCAGTACCTGCTCGCGGGCCGGGACGTGTCCCGACTGGACCGGGACGCCCTGGCGCGGACGCGAAACCAGACCATCGGCTTCGTGTTCCAGAGCTTCAACCTGCTGGCGCGCACCTCCGCCCTGGAGAACGTGGAGCTGCCGCTGCTCTATGGTGGCGTGGGCTCGCGCGAGCGCCGCAAGCGGGCCCAGGAGGCGCTCGAGCGCGTCGGGCTGGGCGGGCGCCTGGAGCACCACCCTCGTCAGCTCTCCGGTGGGCAGCAGCAGCGGGTGGCCATCGCCCGCGCGCTGGTGAACCGGCCGCGCGTCATCCTCGCGGACGAGCCCACGGGCAACCTGGACTCCCGCACCAGCATCGAGGTGATGGCGCTCTTCCAGGAGCTGCGCCGCGAGGGCCTCACCGTGGTGCTGGTGACGCATGAGCCGGACGTGGCCGAGTTCACCGAGCGGGTGGTGGTGGTGAAGGACGGGCGGATCGTCTCCGACCGGCGCCAGAAGCCTCGCCCCGCGGTGGTCCCCCCCGAGGAGGCGGCGGCTTGA
- a CDS encoding efflux RND transporter periplasmic adaptor subunit, with protein MSAATPLPRYEEASPSAPPALSEPPLRRRLPRRWGVWLLALLVVAAGATWLLRRQPTDVAPSYETQPVGRRLIESRVTATGTLSALVTVEVGSQVSGRIQELMVDYNSTVKKGQVIARIDPQLYEAAVARAKANVMAAKANVHRARVDAETARKQAERSRVLSDKQLIAQAETETAEASAESAQAAVASAEGALAQAQATLSEAQVNLRYTTIVSPTDGIVISRSVDVGQTVAASLQAPTLFTIAEDLRKMQVNTSVPEADVGRLEPGMPAAFTVDAYPGERFEGVIRQIRNAPQTVQNVVTYDAVIDVENPELKLKPGMTANVTLTTARKEDALAVPNAALRFKPPTPAPEQVQAASATGGSGGQPRATDGSRTLYVLRDGSPTPVRVRLGVTDGSVTEVVSGELREGDQAITSQAGSAGATASTTGARPSAGGPPPMGRGPF; from the coding sequence ATGAGTGCCGCCACCCCGTTGCCGCGATACGAAGAAGCCTCTCCCTCCGCGCCTCCCGCCCTGTCCGAGCCGCCCCTGCGTCGGCGGCTGCCACGGCGCTGGGGCGTGTGGCTGCTGGCCCTGCTCGTGGTGGCGGCGGGAGCCACGTGGCTGCTCCGGCGCCAGCCCACGGACGTGGCTCCCTCGTACGAGACCCAGCCCGTGGGCCGGCGGCTCATCGAGTCTCGTGTGACGGCCACGGGGACGCTCTCCGCGCTGGTCACGGTCGAGGTGGGCAGTCAGGTCTCCGGCCGCATCCAGGAGCTAATGGTCGACTACAACTCGACGGTGAAGAAGGGGCAGGTCATCGCCCGCATCGATCCGCAGCTCTACGAGGCGGCGGTAGCACGGGCGAAGGCGAACGTGATGGCCGCCAAGGCCAACGTCCACCGCGCCCGCGTGGACGCCGAGACCGCGCGCAAGCAGGCGGAGCGCTCGCGGGTGCTGAGCGACAAGCAGCTCATCGCCCAGGCGGAGACGGAGACCGCCGAGGCCAGCGCGGAGTCGGCCCAGGCGGCGGTGGCCTCCGCGGAAGGAGCCCTGGCCCAGGCGCAGGCCACGCTCAGCGAGGCGCAAGTGAACCTGCGCTACACCACCATCGTGTCCCCCACGGACGGCATCGTCATCTCGCGCAGCGTGGACGTGGGGCAGACGGTAGCGGCCTCGCTCCAGGCCCCGACCCTGTTCACCATCGCCGAGGACCTGCGGAAGATGCAGGTGAACACGAGCGTGCCCGAGGCGGACGTGGGCCGGCTGGAGCCGGGAATGCCCGCCGCCTTCACCGTGGACGCCTATCCCGGTGAGCGCTTCGAGGGAGTCATCCGGCAGATCCGCAACGCGCCCCAGACGGTGCAGAACGTCGTCACGTACGACGCCGTCATCGACGTGGAGAACCCCGAGCTGAAGCTCAAGCCGGGCATGACGGCCAATGTCACCCTCACCACCGCGCGCAAGGAGGACGCGCTGGCCGTGCCCAACGCGGCGTTGCGCTTCAAGCCTCCCACCCCAGCTCCGGAGCAAGTGCAGGCAGCGAGTGCCACGGGAGGTTCGGGTGGCCAGCCTCGGGCCACGGATGGGAGCCGGACGCTGTACGTGCTGCGTGACGGGAGCCCCACCCCCGTGCGCGTGCGGCTCGGGGTGACGGATGGCTCGGTGACGGAGGTGGTGTCGGGCGAGCTGCGCGAGGGCGATCAAGCCATCACCTCGCAGGCAGGGAGCGCGGGCGCCACCGCGAGCACGACCGGAGCAAGGCCCTCGGCGGGCGGACCGCCGCCAATGGGCCGAGGACCTTTCTAG
- a CDS encoding tetratricopeptide repeat protein gives MLRAGTGRGLHPRVSGLALALFLLATPGAAQDAASKAESFFGKEELTRQVGLHEKNCKKGDAMECFNLGLAYAQGLGVPKDAARAATLFKQACDKKHLEACNNLGIAYAEGQGVARDPKQALALFEKTCKAEDMKGCFNVGLAYENGTAGRQDAVLAASFFEKACGKGHADGCLLLGLAHAQGKGVEKSPERATTLFSKSCTAGNMKSCSLLGVSYMSGVGVAQDKKHAATLFEKSCEAGIAGGCFNLGIAYQRGHGVEKDPARAKSMVQRACDLGMPPACAALKPKVP, from the coding sequence ATGCTTCGCGCTGGAACCGGGAGAGGCCTTCACCCCAGGGTGAGCGGCCTGGCCCTGGCCCTCTTCCTGCTGGCGACGCCCGGCGCCGCGCAGGACGCGGCCTCGAAGGCGGAGTCCTTCTTCGGCAAGGAGGAGCTGACCCGCCAGGTGGGGCTCCACGAGAAGAACTGCAAGAAGGGCGATGCGATGGAGTGCTTCAACCTGGGCCTGGCCTACGCCCAGGGGCTCGGGGTGCCGAAGGACGCGGCGCGCGCGGCCACCCTCTTCAAGCAGGCGTGTGACAAGAAGCACCTGGAGGCCTGCAACAACCTCGGCATCGCCTACGCGGAAGGCCAGGGCGTGGCGAGAGACCCGAAGCAGGCCCTGGCCCTCTTCGAGAAGACCTGCAAGGCCGAGGACATGAAGGGCTGCTTCAACGTTGGCCTGGCCTACGAGAACGGCACGGCGGGGCGGCAGGACGCCGTGCTCGCGGCCAGCTTCTTCGAGAAGGCCTGCGGCAAGGGCCACGCCGACGGCTGCCTGCTGCTCGGCCTGGCCCACGCGCAGGGCAAGGGGGTGGAGAAGAGCCCGGAGCGCGCCACCACCCTCTTCTCGAAGTCCTGCACGGCCGGGAACATGAAGAGCTGCAGCCTGCTCGGGGTGTCCTACATGTCGGGCGTCGGCGTAGCGCAGGACAAGAAGCACGCGGCCACCCTCTTCGAGAAGTCCTGCGAGGCGGGAATCGCCGGCGGCTGCTTCAACCTCGGCATCGCCTACCAGCGGGGCCATGGAGTGGAGAAGGACCCGGCGCGGGCCAAGAGCATGGTCCAGCGCGCGTGCGACCTGGGAATGCCCCCGGCGTGTGCGGCGCTCAAGCCCAAGGTCCCCTGA